From the Lampris incognitus isolate fLamInc1 chromosome 10, fLamInc1.hap2, whole genome shotgun sequence genome, one window contains:
- the hmgxb4a gene encoding HMG domain-containing protein 4a produces MAFEELKSKGGLDAGMEGDRGLVAGRSQREKRRSYKDLLREEEEIAAQVRKSSKKRPKDSELFLLGGDPHKKKKKHSDDYYYRDHECSGQPPHKKKRKSADRSPPLSSPSSHPTDTAMGLLQAITSPLATGSDPSPHLHKKPSYPSFSSHSSKERKREGGNSGNKGSHTFSHSRPVSSSSSSSSKKHSSSSTKSSLFHGGAPKEEPLTLREADGLKMKLIMSPEKEEGESFPFTPHSSKGGMKKEKDRDRMQLSKSPKKKQQQSREPLPVVGKEVEVEGHYGGGMGDESSSSGGELEAGELVIDDSYTHLSKKKKKSKKSKKKKDKEKDRDKEKSGREKKHGKGSGDPSRGHSHPHPTVTHSAVGPMYAMAPPVPPHQHQCNDGMMEKKKKKEEKDREKHEKDKDKPKKKNTTAYQVFCKEYRVNINAEQPGLVFGELSKKLAEVWKAMPEKDKLVWRQKAQYLQHKQNKAEATTVKRKSSTDVKSKGALKSVGMGTGMVSPSRASGGASLSPARAPDVDPIDAAAHLQLLGESLSLIGHRLQETEGMVAVSGSLSVLLDSILCALGPLTCLTAQIPQLNGCPRNVLSNTLDNIAYIMPGL; encoded by the exons ATGGCTTTTGAGGAGCTCAAGAGTAAAGGAGGGCTTg ATGCTGGTATGGAGGGAGACAGGGGTCTAGTAGCTGGTCGTagccagagagagaagaggaggtcaTACAAGGACCTGCTGAGGGAAGAAGAAGAGATTGCTGCTCAGGTCCGCAAGTCCTCCAAGAAACGTCCCAAG GACTCAGAGCTTTTCCTGCTGGGAGGGGACCcacacaaaaagaagaagaaacacagTGATGATTATTATTACAGAG ACCATGAATGCTCAGGTCAGCCTCCCCACAAAAAAAAGCGCAAGTCAGCAGATCGTTCTCCACCGCTCTCCTCGCCCTCCTCTcaccctacagacacggccatgGGCCTTCTACAAGCTATCACCTCCCCCTTAGCCACAGGCTCAGACCCCAGTCCCCATCTGCACAAGAAACCCTCCTACCCCTCCTTCTCCTCGCATTCCTCGAAGGAGCGTAAACGTGAGGGCGGCAACAGCGGGAACAAAGGTAGCCACACCTTCTCTCACTCCCGCCCAgtatcttcatcttcctcttcgtCATCCAAGAAACACTCCTCTTCTTCCACCAAGTCATCTCTGTTCCATGGGGGAGCCCCAAAGGAGGAGCCCCTAACGCTGCGCGAGGCAGATGGGCTTAAAATGAAGCTCATCATGTCGCCGGaaaaggaggaaggagagagcttcccgttcacaccacacTCTTCTAAAGGAGGCATGAAGAAGGAGAAGGACAGAGATCGGATGCAGCTCTCCAAATCCcccaagaagaagcagcagcagagtCGAGAGCCCCTGCCCGTGGTGGGGAAAGAGGTGGAGGTAGAAG GTCACTATGGAGGTGGCATGGGAGACGAAAGCTCTTCCTCTGGCGGGGAACTGGAGGCGGGGGAGCTTGTTATCGATGACTCATACACGCACCTgtcgaagaagaaaaagaagagcaagAAAAGCAAGAAGAAAAAGGACAAAGAGAAGGACAGGGACAAGGAAAAAAGTGGAAGGGAGAAGAAGCACGGAAAAGGATCTGGAG ACCCATCCAGGGGCCATAGCCACCCTCATCCCACTGTCACCCACAGTGCTGTTGGTCCAATGTATGCCATggcccccccagttcctcctcaccAACATCAATGTAATGACGGAAtgatggagaagaaaaaaaagaaggaggaGAAAGATAGGGAAAAACATGAGAAGGATAAAGATAAG CCGAAGAAGAAAAACACAACAGCGTATCAGGTGTTTTGTAAGGAGTACAGGGTCAACATAAATGCAGAGCAGCCGGGACTAG TGTTTGGTGAACTCAGTAAAAAGTTGGCAGAGGTGTGGAAGGCCATGCCCGAGAAGGATAAATTG GTGTGGAGGCAGAAAGCCCAATATCTGCAGCAcaaacagaacaaagcagaggcTACCACAGTCAAACGTAAAAGCTCCACAGATGTAAAAAGCAAAG GTGCTCTGAAAAGTGTAGGAATGGGAACAGGGATGGTTTCCCCCAGCAGAGCATCAGGGGGTGCGTCCTTGTCACCAGCACGGGCCCCAGATGTTGATCCCATTGATGCAGCTGCTCACCTACAGCTACTAGGAGAGTCCCTGTCCCTGATTGGCCATCGACTACAGGAAACTGAA GGGATGGTAGCAGTGTCGGGGAGTTTGTCTGTGCTGCTGGACTCCATCTTATGTGCCCTAGGGCCGCTGACGTGTCTCACAGCGCAGATCCCACAGCTCAATGGATGTCCTCGCAACGTACTG TCTAATACGTTGGACAACATCGCCTACATCATGCCTGGGCTTTGA
- the ankrd54 gene encoding ankyrin repeat domain-containing protein 54, with protein sequence MDGWTPIVGATSENDRSSSEGEYVLETGPPSETAERDGQPKGGIERMDGGTAVGFGLSGIGEGSMLLGRAGQTSDQELRYLNLLWEPNRAEPGAPGVAGKLGKMTGGRARRHGRAIRNVGPIGKDIYAMKRLREAANSNDIDTVRKLLQDDIDPCAADDKGRTALHFSSCNGNESIVQLLLSYGADPNQRDGLGNTPLHLAACTNHVPVITTLLRGGARVDALDRAGRTPLHLARSKLNILQEGDSRSLETLRGEVTQIIQMLREYLNLMGQSEARERLEHISTQLQQTHTKEQVDEVTDLLASFTSLSLQKQNLGDR encoded by the exons GACGGGACCTCCGAGCGAGACGGCggagagagacggacagccgAAGGGCGGCATCGAAAGGATGGACGGGGGGACCGCTGTCGGATTTGGGTTAAGCGGGATCGGGGAGGGCAGCATGTTATTGGGTCGGGCTGGACAGACATCCGACCAGGAACTTCGGTACCTGAACTTGTTATGGGAACCAAATCGGGCTGAGCCGGGTGCACCTGGTGTTGCTGGCAAGCTGGGGAAGATGACGGGGGGCAGAGCGAGACGACATGGCAGAGCTATTAGAAATGTTGGTCCGATTGGAAAAGACATTTACG CTATGAAAAGACTCAGAGAAGCAGCCAATAGTAATGACATTGATACAG TGAGGAAGCTCCTGCAAGATGACATAGATCCCTGTGCAGCAGATGATAAGGGAAGGACAGCACTCCACTTCTCCTCTTGCAATGGCAATGAGAGCATTG TGCAACTGTTGCTAAGCTACGGTGCTGACCCTAACCAGCGGGATGGTCTGGGAAACACCCCTCTCCATCTGG CTGCCTGTACCAATCATGTGCCTGTAATCACGACATTGCTCAGAGGAG GAGCACGTGTGGATGCCCTAGATCGTGCAGGAAGGACTCCGCTACACTTAGCACGTTCAAAGCTTAATATCCTGCAGGAGGGAGATTCACGGAGTTTAGAAACCCTGAGAGGGGAAGTGACACAG ATTATTCAGATGTTAAGGGAATACCTGAACTTAATGGGCCAGAGTGAAGCCAGAGAGAGGCTGGAACATATTTCGACACAACTGCAGCAAACGCACACCAAAGAACAG gtggATGAGGTGACAGACTTATTGGCCAGTTTCACATCACTCAGTCTACAAAAACAGAATTTGGGGGATAGGTAG